A genomic region of Pseudomonas frederiksbergensis contains the following coding sequences:
- a CDS encoding VpaChn25_0724 family phage protein, translated as MKTPYAEYLRQDIRLVILRLLAEMTAYRANSSVLTMALDNYGHTLSRDQVKTELHWLLEQGALTLDDVGPVLVATLTERGQDIAAGRARVPGIKRPGA; from the coding sequence ATGAAGACGCCCTACGCTGAATACCTGCGCCAGGACATCCGCCTGGTGATTCTGCGCCTGCTGGCCGAGATGACGGCCTACCGGGCCAACAGCTCGGTGCTGACCATGGCCCTGGACAATTACGGCCATACCCTGAGCCGTGACCAGGTCAAGACCGAACTGCACTGGCTGCTGGAGCAAGGCGCATTGACCTTGGATGACGTGGGGCCGGTGCTGGTGGCCACCCTGACTGAACGCGGTCAGGACATTGCTGCTGGACGCGCACGAGTTCCCGGCATCAAGCGGCCAGGAGCTTAA
- a CDS encoding DNA-binding protein, translating to MNGTTTALDSAPLPYPQTPKSANAWFVSHGICKAHWAKAQGLDRMTVVDLLRGRLKGLRGEAHHAAVALGLKANPANAQSAVAA from the coding sequence ATGAACGGCACCACAACTGCACTCGACTCGGCGCCACTGCCGTACCCACAAACCCCCAAAAGCGCCAATGCCTGGTTTGTGAGTCATGGCATTTGCAAGGCGCACTGGGCGAAAGCCCAAGGCCTTGACCGGATGACCGTAGTTGACCTGTTACGGGGGCGATTGAAGGGGCTACGAGGTGAGGCGCACCACGCAGCAGTGGCCTTGGGATTGAAGGCCAACCCTGCAAACGCCCAATCCGCCGTTGCCGCGTAA
- a CDS encoding lysis protein: MGALDQLVWPLPARLAAVGFACALSAAAAGSIAYGFGFRYAASLGDTGLANLKTEHAEQARVAESANRLQLLQQVTRANETEALLLDVMSQHAEEKRQLQERISHVTTQYRPAPGAAAQPIPRCVFTAGWLRDYNAALGVPAPRPGAAATAAEQAAWPTPGTDAELLESGVTPADILAHAQDYGLWARTNLVQLNGLLDLQKKD, encoded by the coding sequence ATGGGCGCACTTGATCAGCTCGTCTGGCCACTGCCTGCGCGCCTGGCTGCTGTCGGGTTTGCCTGTGCGCTCAGCGCGGCTGCAGCGGGCTCCATCGCCTACGGCTTTGGCTTTCGCTATGCCGCGTCACTGGGTGACACCGGACTGGCCAATCTCAAGACCGAGCACGCAGAACAAGCGCGAGTCGCCGAGAGCGCCAACCGCCTGCAGCTGCTGCAACAAGTCACCCGTGCCAATGAAACCGAAGCCTTGTTGCTCGATGTCATGTCCCAGCACGCCGAAGAAAAACGCCAGCTCCAGGAGCGCATTTCCCATGTCACGACCCAATACCGTCCGGCACCGGGTGCTGCTGCTCAGCCTATCCCTCGCTGCGTGTTCACTGCTGGTTGGTTGCGCGACTACAACGCCGCCCTCGGTGTGCCCGCCCCAAGACCAGGCGCCGCTGCCACCGCTGCTGAACAAGCGGCCTGGCCCACCCCCGGCACTGACGCCGAGCTACTGGAAAGCGGCGTCACGCCTGCCGACATTCTTGCCCACGCCCAGGATTACGGGTTGTGGGCTCGCACCAACCTCGTCCAGCTCAACGGGTTACTGGATCTCCAGAAAAAGGACTGA
- a CDS encoding DUF3102 domain-containing protein: protein MARNKVEAPDAVELPVLNGEMLTANQNLMASHNAEVMAQFGDGLPYDRTRLVNEARFYMAQSAEAMLEAGKRLIVLKENEPHGDFEQIVREQLGMPERTAQRMMQAALKYLSPQLQAKAPALALLGKTKLFELIAEDDEDLAALADGGTVAGLVLEDIDRMTSRELRAALRDARDDFSAQGKVMAKKTADLDDAKVELEKARKRIQSATPDDVIKDLRSEVVALSFEIESKVMGALREGFTQMAEHANETGQDHRTFKADLIRQLEITLATVRSEFHLPAHQGDSKPVWMAADEA, encoded by the coding sequence ATGGCTCGTAACAAAGTTGAAGCTCCAGATGCCGTTGAACTACCCGTTCTGAATGGCGAGATGCTGACTGCCAATCAGAACCTGATGGCCAGCCACAACGCTGAAGTAATGGCCCAGTTTGGTGATGGTCTTCCATATGACCGTACGCGGCTCGTGAACGAAGCTCGCTTCTATATGGCGCAAAGTGCTGAGGCGATGTTGGAAGCCGGTAAGCGATTGATCGTCCTCAAGGAAAATGAGCCTCATGGGGATTTTGAACAGATCGTACGGGAACAGCTTGGCATGCCTGAGCGCACTGCTCAGCGAATGATGCAAGCCGCGCTCAAGTACCTGTCACCCCAGCTTCAGGCAAAAGCGCCAGCGCTGGCGCTTTTGGGCAAAACCAAACTATTTGAACTGATTGCCGAAGATGATGAAGACCTGGCGGCTTTGGCTGATGGGGGGACCGTAGCCGGATTGGTCCTCGAAGACATCGACCGTATGACCAGCCGCGAACTACGCGCTGCCCTGCGTGACGCCCGCGACGATTTCAGCGCACAGGGCAAAGTCATGGCAAAAAAGACCGCTGATCTTGATGACGCCAAGGTTGAACTGGAGAAAGCCCGTAAGCGCATCCAGTCCGCCACACCTGATGACGTGATCAAAGACCTGCGCAGTGAAGTGGTGGCGCTGAGCTTCGAGATCGAATCGAAGGTGATGGGGGCATTGCGTGAAGGTTTCACTCAGATGGCAGAGCACGCCAACGAAACGGGGCAGGATCATCGTACGTTCAAGGCAGACCTGATCCGCCAACTGGAAATCACCCTGGCCACCGTGCGCAGTGAATTCCACTTGCCTGCACACCAGGGCGATAGCAAGCCGGTCTGGATGGCTGCGGACGAGGCCTGA
- a CDS encoding helix-turn-helix domain-containing protein yields MTQTVSAAARVLRVLKALKGHTVTGLSNTELAQLTQNSPSNITRAMQTLIEEGMAVKLDNGRFAHSIGLLQIAQAHAEHMARLTHRMQEINQRIAAGSMN; encoded by the coding sequence ATGACTCAAACCGTTTCCGCCGCAGCCCGTGTATTACGTGTGCTCAAGGCTTTAAAGGGCCACACCGTTACCGGTCTCAGCAACACCGAACTGGCCCAATTGACCCAGAACAGCCCCAGCAACATCACCCGCGCCATGCAGACCCTGATCGAGGAAGGCATGGCGGTGAAGCTGGATAACGGTCGATTTGCCCACTCGATTGGCTTGTTGCAGATCGCACAAGCCCACGCCGAACACATGGCGCGCTTGACCCACCGGATGCAGGAAATCAATCAGCGCATTGCCGCTGGCTCGATGAATTAA
- a CDS encoding phage protein Gp27 family protein — protein sequence MAGKSSINRLPPMVKAYIQKLLREDRMTLDDMLADIQSRFPNEKSPSRSALGRFKVGYDLLTEKARQHREQAEAFVGAFGEDASDKTGALLVEAISTLAYQAAMGAHEKDDVTTKEVADLARAAKNTMQARTLSMKERQAAEQAGRDRLLQEQAAELDSAVKAKGMTEEQAMFWRKQFLGVKQ from the coding sequence ATGGCGGGCAAGTCATCCATCAACCGTTTGCCGCCGATGGTCAAGGCGTACATCCAGAAGCTGTTGCGCGAAGACCGCATGACGCTGGATGACATGCTGGCCGATATCCAGTCACGCTTCCCCAACGAAAAGTCCCCCAGTCGCAGTGCGTTGGGGCGTTTCAAGGTGGGCTATGACCTGTTGACCGAGAAGGCCCGTCAGCATCGCGAGCAGGCGGAAGCCTTTGTCGGTGCCTTTGGTGAAGATGCCTCGGACAAGACCGGCGCGTTGTTGGTGGAAGCTATCTCGACCCTGGCTTACCAGGCCGCAATGGGCGCCCATGAAAAGGATGACGTGACCACCAAGGAAGTGGCGGATCTCGCACGCGCCGCCAAGAACACCATGCAGGCCCGCACCTTGAGCATGAAGGAGCGTCAGGCTGCCGAGCAGGCAGGTCGTGATCGTCTGCTGCAGGAGCAAGCTGCCGAACTGGATAGCGCGGTCAAGGCCAAGGGCATGACCGAAGAACAGGCCATGTTCTGGCGTAAGCAGTTCCTGGGCGTGAAGCAATGA
- a CDS encoding DDE-type integrase/transposase/recombinase yields MNPVQTQLLAQIAQRAASAPHGQRTAIYKAGAAELGISLQTLQRKLKEVSVTKPRKRRSDAGCSALPLEEAQLISAVMLESIRANNKQLSTIERAVERLRSNNMILAGRVDEATGVFQPLSNGAISRALRSYKLHPEQLLHDAPAVSLASKHPNHVWQVDASISTQFYLADDGARVMNKAEFYDGKPANLKKIERQRLWRYVITDHTSGTLYLEYVLGAESAENLCTVLINAMQKRHESDPFHGVPWMLMTDPGAAMTSGIFRNLCRAMSIDLIINQVGNARAKGQVEQAHNIVEREFESALKFQAAESLEQINAWAGQWMRYYNATSVHTRTRRTRFGVWQLITPDQLRLAPTIEVCRELAVSTPEERKVSNLLRVSFRGAQFDVSSVPSVMVGEKLLITRNCWRDQDAAIVVLMGEDGREQYHVVERIEMNEFGFAETSATIGEQYKRHADTPAQVSRKVLEQLATGTTNEADAAAARKAKAVPFGGQIDPHKHVTDTVLPAYLPRRGTSLNVNAPTVEHALLTHVEAAKLLRPRMTDIWSAETFSWLQQHYPDGIAQEQLDAIEAELKRPAEVVRTPLSLVAAVGGN; encoded by the coding sequence ATGAACCCGGTTCAGACCCAGCTCCTGGCTCAGATCGCCCAGCGGGCAGCCAGTGCCCCGCATGGTCAGCGTACCGCCATCTACAAGGCGGGGGCTGCTGAACTGGGCATCTCACTCCAAACCCTACAGCGCAAGCTGAAGGAGGTCTCAGTGACCAAGCCTCGCAAACGTCGTAGCGATGCAGGGTGCAGTGCCTTGCCCCTGGAAGAGGCGCAGCTGATTTCAGCGGTGATGCTGGAGTCGATCCGCGCCAACAATAAACAGCTGTCCACCATCGAGCGTGCTGTCGAGCGTCTACGCAGCAACAACATGATCCTCGCCGGTCGTGTCGATGAGGCCACAGGCGTGTTTCAACCGCTGAGCAATGGAGCGATCAGCCGTGCCTTGCGCAGTTACAAGCTGCACCCGGAACAGCTGCTGCACGATGCACCGGCTGTCTCGCTGGCCAGCAAGCACCCGAACCATGTGTGGCAGGTCGATGCCTCGATCTCGACACAGTTCTACCTCGCCGATGACGGTGCACGGGTGATGAACAAGGCCGAGTTTTACGACGGCAAGCCCGCCAATTTGAAGAAGATCGAACGCCAACGCTTGTGGCGCTACGTTATCACTGATCACACCAGCGGCACGTTGTACCTAGAGTATGTGTTGGGTGCGGAGTCCGCTGAGAACCTGTGCACCGTGTTGATCAATGCGATGCAGAAACGTCACGAGTCAGACCCGTTTCATGGGGTGCCGTGGATGCTGATGACTGACCCCGGTGCGGCCATGACCAGCGGCATCTTCCGCAACCTGTGTCGCGCCATGTCCATCGACTTGATCATCAACCAGGTCGGCAATGCGCGAGCCAAGGGTCAGGTCGAGCAGGCGCACAACATTGTTGAACGCGAGTTTGAGAGTGCCCTGAAGTTTCAGGCAGCCGAAAGCCTGGAGCAGATCAACGCGTGGGCAGGCCAGTGGATGCGTTACTACAACGCCACCTCGGTCCATACCCGCACCCGGCGTACCCGATTTGGTGTGTGGCAGTTGATCACGCCCGATCAATTGCGCCTGGCACCGACTATTGAGGTCTGCCGCGAGCTGGCCGTCAGCACGCCAGAAGAACGCAAGGTCAGCAACCTGCTGCGGGTGTCATTCCGGGGAGCGCAGTTCGATGTCAGTTCGGTACCGAGTGTGATGGTCGGCGAGAAGCTGTTGATCACCCGCAACTGCTGGCGTGACCAGGATGCCGCCATTGTGGTGTTGATGGGCGAAGACGGGCGCGAGCAGTACCACGTTGTCGAGCGGATCGAGATGAATGAATTCGGCTTTGCCGAGACCTCGGCAACCATTGGTGAACAGTACAAACGTCACGCCGACACACCGGCTCAGGTCTCGCGCAAAGTGCTGGAGCAACTGGCCACCGGCACCACCAACGAGGCAGATGCAGCCGCCGCTCGCAAGGCCAAGGCCGTGCCATTTGGTGGTCAGATCGACCCGCACAAGCATGTGACCGACACGGTGCTTCCGGCTTACCTGCCACGTCGTGGCACATCGCTGAACGTCAACGCTCCGACCGTAGAGCACGCGCTGCTGACTCATGTCGAGGCCGCGAAGCTGTTGCGTCCGCGTATGACTGACATCTGGTCGGCTGAAACCTTCAGCTGGCTGCAACAGCACTACCCGGACGGTATCGCCCAAGAACAACTGGACGCCATCGAAGCCGAGTTGAAACGACCTGCCGAAGTTGTACGCACACCGCTCAGCCTCGTGGCAGCGGTTGGAGGTAACTGA
- a CDS encoding DUF7940 domain-containing protein translates to MKLICTWRCCYKLYSVQLGVLLALLGVAQLELLPMWQAQLSDRAYATLNSVLALLLTVVRLIKQGPPDQGASS, encoded by the coding sequence ATGAAACTGATCTGCACCTGGCGGTGCTGCTACAAGCTCTACAGCGTCCAGCTTGGCGTACTGCTGGCCTTACTCGGCGTCGCTCAACTGGAGCTGCTGCCGATGTGGCAGGCGCAGCTGTCGGACCGAGCGTACGCCACGCTCAACAGCGTGTTGGCACTGCTGCTGACTGTTGTGCGCCTGATCAAACAGGGGCCACCGGATCAGGGGGCCTCCTCATGA
- a CDS encoding structural protein — protein sequence MRPENPRGIRNFNPGNIRHAKGVRWQGMAAVQTDSAFVQFNGPRWGIRAIARVLITYQDKRRAADGSRIDSVREIIERWAPASENDTKAYVLTVARALGVDPDFEGLDVYQYDTMRALVLAIIRHENGPGPLPGGLWYGEPVIVDGLALAGIERGVQHGAGVPA from the coding sequence ATGCGACCCGAAAATCCTCGCGGTATCCGTAACTTCAACCCCGGCAACATCCGTCATGCCAAGGGCGTGCGCTGGCAAGGCATGGCCGCTGTTCAAACCGACAGTGCTTTCGTTCAGTTCAATGGCCCGCGCTGGGGCATTCGGGCCATTGCCCGTGTCCTGATTACCTACCAGGACAAACGTCGTGCCGCTGATGGCAGCCGGATCGACAGTGTGCGCGAGATCATCGAACGCTGGGCGCCAGCCTCTGAAAACGACACCAAGGCTTACGTACTTACCGTCGCCCGCGCCCTTGGTGTCGATCCTGACTTTGAAGGTCTGGACGTCTACCAGTACGACACCATGCGCGCCCTGGTGCTGGCGATCATCCGTCACGAAAACGGTCCAGGCCCACTGCCAGGCGGTCTCTGGTACGGCGAGCCGGTCATCGTTGATGGGCTGGCCCTGGCCGGGATCGAGCGCGGTGTCCAGCACGGTGCGGGAGTCCCCGCATGA
- a CDS encoding TraR/DksA C4-type zinc finger protein, producing MDVAEHATDEDDTEEAIRRACSSELQRRSGRSAYRCEECGDAIPEDRRQAEPGAEHCFDCLDALEHLATRGFR from the coding sequence ATGGATGTAGCTGAACACGCTACGGATGAAGACGACACCGAAGAGGCAATCCGGCGCGCCTGTAGCAGCGAACTGCAGCGGCGCTCAGGCCGTTCGGCCTATCGCTGCGAGGAATGCGGTGACGCCATTCCCGAAGATCGCCGCCAGGCTGAGCCTGGTGCCGAACATTGTTTTGATTGCTTAGACGCCTTGGAACACTTGGCTACGCGGGGTTTTCGATGA